The genomic stretch ttctattcacagctcgaatattgctttgacaaaacccatgcgcatcaatttctcgtgggaaagtggtgaatattcccgcctgtcacacgggagaccgctgttcaattccctaacggggaggctgcattttacaaaaggcagaattttgattctgtttcttggtatagatacattttaaaaagttccagggcaatatagtgcagcaaaaatacagcctcttacagatttttagcaaacggtgactttttcactattctgtggccgtctgctgcacagagatggatggttgagttataactgagtaacattaaaaaaggcagcgagccagtagtcgtggcccattggttaaggccatagactaaaaatccattcgggtttccctgcatagatttgaatcctgccgactccgtttctcagcatatttcattctgtttgacaatttaaccaggtccctgcaaaactgattctgagatagacggaacaacgtcccacacctttcaatgccgccgctattttctttctttcattaatctgcaatattcacgatacatacggatagaaaatcgcagaaatcagccaaagttgcgacagtgattcagcctgtctatccctcgagatgtctaaggcatctgtgcatgtccgttggtgcgtgtaaatttttgtgtgtgtgtctctgtgtctgtctatctgtaaaaatgtctatgtgtatgtgcaactgtctgtggaaatcatcaccatgaatttggtatgtcctggaacttaaaaaaaataattgggaaagtaatatggctgtgaacttttgtctcagctttggttcagtggcagcattcttgactgaatcaggagtttgtgtgttcaagtcgcactcttgagacttgagcatataatcttggctaacactcaactgcagcatttggggaattttgcattgttgaaactgttgactttcggatgaaatgttaaattgaagctccgtctacgcactcgggtggttgtgagaggtcccagagcattactcgaaaaagaataggagagttgcccccgtgtcaatattccgaaaaatgttcgcaaatactccctgaaacccgatgtgtttgtgtgtgtctgtggaggtggagttgaagcccagattctcacatagacagaatccaatcgctgacggcaccaggatggctgagtggttaaggcgttgggcttaagatccaatgggtttatacccgcgtgggttcgaaccccactcctggtaattacttaattaaacagtgatatctcccattctgctcagtgataactgattatcatctgttgcatttgcatttttctgcagctcggcgacaatctgagcagataatgaaatgaaattgtgaaatgtatctgtatcgctcagtctctgcctctcgctctgtctttagagagctgtatatgtatttgtgtgtttgagtctttgactctctcagtctgcctctctctgattcactctgtctgtccctgtttctctgtttgtctctgtctctcaatctgtctccttcacacggtatccagttctgttccaatgggattctgtcatactctctgtctgactgcctcgttctttcccatcatctctgtctttgcctgtctctgctcgtccctgtctctaacctgatgagtatttccatcattttctgttgttgtctcgatgtctctctctctctatttatctttctctctatctgtctccctctttgtcgctctccttgtccctgtctttctctcactctttccctccctctcttcataaatcacacaaacacatctctgtatatgtatgtgtttgagtctttgcctcactcagtctgaccctaactctcagtctcaaactttctgtctctctctgtctctacctcgctgtcagtttctccctgttttgctgtttgtctctgtctctcaatgtgcctgtctctttctcacggtgtccagttgtgttccaattgGGATTCATtcagtctctgtctcactgtctcactctttcccatcatctctgtctatctatgtctctgcctgcctgtgtctctttgcctgtcgctgttaCTTCCTGTCTCTAAcgtgctgagaatttccaacattttctttttatttctttgtctctctgtctaaatgtcgctctctctctccatttgtctctctccttgtcactttctttatgattgtctttctctcactctttccctctttctctttatagatcacacacacagatctctttagatgtatgtgtttgagagtctttttctccctcagtctgcctctcgttttcagtctcacacttgctgtctctcgttgtctcgatctcgctgtctgtctctccctgtttgtcggtttgtctctgtctcgcaatgtgtctgtcgacttctcatggtgtccagttctattcacagctcgaatattgcttttgacaaaatccatgcgcatcaattcctcgtgggaaagtggtgaatatccccaccTTCACACGGGAGACCACTGTTCAATTgcctaacggggaggctgcattttacaaaaggcagaattttgcttctgtttcttggtatagatacattttaaaaagttccagggcaatattgtgcagcaaaaatacagcctcttccagatttttagcaaacggtgactttttcacgattctgtggccgtctgctgcacagagatggatggttgagttttaactgagtaacatttaaaaagacaGCGAGCCAGTCGTCGTGGCCCAGTTGTTAAGGCCATAgattaaaaatccattcgggtttccccgcatagatttgaatcctgccgactccgtttctcagcatatttcattctgtttgacaatttaaccaggtccctgcaaaactgattctgagatagacggaacaacgtcccacacctttcaataccgccgctgttttctttctttcattaatctgcaatattcacgattcaTACGGATAGTAAAtcacaaaaatcagccaaagttgtgaCAGTGATTCagtctgtctatccctcgagatgtctaaggcatctgtgcatgtccgttggtgcgtgtacatttttgtgtgtgtgtctctgtgtctgtctatctataaaaatgtctatgtgtatgtgcaactgtctgtggaaatcatcaccatgaatttggtatgtcctggaacttaaaaaaaagacttggggaaagaaATATGGCTGTGAacctttgtctcagctttggttcagtggcagcattcttgactgaatcaggaggaaTCATTTTTGATGCagcgtgttgttgtgatctggaatgcaatgcttgaaagggtggtggaggcagattcaatagtaactttctaaagggaattcgataagtacTCTAAGGTGGAAATAGCACGGTTCCGAGAGGAGAACAGGcgatagctctgtcaaagagcctgcacaggcacgatgggccgaatggtttacttctgtgctgtatcattctctgctTGGCCCTCGGCCTCCTACTTCAGATTGGAGCAACCCCTTGGTCATTTTACTGGAGCCGGTCAACCAGTGGCTCATTTGCTCCTCCATGATGTTTCCGTGTAACTCCTAATCCCATCTTCAAACCGGGAGCCAAAATCCAAATTTAACCCGACCGTTCATCATCCCTTGTGGCATGGTCCACATCCACCACCTCTGAAATGATTCACAACATTTAACGTGTCTTTTACAATCTGCTTCTTGTTGCATGTCCGATTCTGAATGGGTGGCTCCCATTAAACACTCCGTCACCACCTATCCCGCAGGCTATAAGCTCATCCCCGACTGTCACTTagtggctcccattaaacgctccctcaaCACGTTTCACGCAGGTTGTAGACAGAccccggctctcactgagtggctcccattaaacgctccTTCTCCAACTATGCCGCAGGTTATAAGCTCACCCCCGGCTGTCACTGAATGACTCACATTAAaggctccctcaccacctatccaatgagttatagactcacccccagctctcactgagtggctcacACTAAACGCTCCCTCACTACCTATCCCACAAGTTATGGACTAACACCCGGCGCTCACTGACTGGCTCACACTAAACGCTCCCTCACTACCTATCCCTCAAGTTATGGACTCACCCCTGGCTCTCATTGAGTggctcccattaaacactccctcaccacctatcccacagGTTATGGACTCACCCACGGCTCTCACGGAGTGGCTCACACAATACTCTCCATCACCTTCTATCCCACAGGTTATGGACTCACCCCCAGCTCTCATTAAGTGGCTCtcattaaacgctccctcaccacctatcccgcagttTATAGGCTCACCCCCGGCTCTCAAGGAGTAGCTTACACtatacgctccctcaccacctatcccgcagttTATAGGCTCATCCCCGGCTCTCAAGAAGTGCTTACACTATACGCTCCCTGACCACCTATGCCACAAGTTACAGACTCACCCCCGGTTCTCACTGAGTggttcccattaaacactccctcaccacctatcccgtaGGTTATAGACTCATCCCTGGCTGTCATTGAGTagctcccattaaacgctccctcaccacctaacCCACAGGTTATGGACACACCCCCGGCTGTCACTGAGTGGCTCATGTTAAACGCTCCCTGAACACGTATCACGCATATTATAGACTGACCacggctctcactgagtggctcccattaaacgcACCCTCATCAAGTATTCATCAGGTTATAAACTCACCACCGGCGGTCACTGAATGGCTCCCATTAAACGTGCCCTTACCACCTATCCAATGGGTTATAGactcacccccagctctcactgACTGGCTGAGactaaacgctccctcaccacctatcccgcagttTATAGACTCACCTCAGCTCTCATGGAGTGGCTCACACTatatgctccctcaccacctatcccacagtttataggctcacccccggctctcactgagtggttcccattaaacgctccctcaccacctgtcCAATGGGTTATAGACTCACCACcagctctcactgagtggctcacACTAAATGCTCCCTCACCACTTGTCCCGCATTTTATAGACTCACCCCCGGCACTCATTGAGTGACTCCCATTAAactctccctcaccacctatcccgcagttTATAGACTCACCTCGGCTCTCATGGAGTGGCTCACACTATACGCTCCCTCACCAGCTATCCCACAGTTTATAGGCTCACCCCCGGCTCTCACTGAGTGCTTCACATTAAATGCACCCTCACCACCAATCCCACAGATTATGTACTCGCACCCGACGCTCACTGACtggctcccattaaacgctccctcaccacctatcccacaggttatggactcacccccggctctcactgagtggctccgATTAAACACTCTCTCACCACTTATCGCGCAATTTATATACTCACCCCCAGCTCTCAAGACGTGGCTCACACTATACGCTCCCTCACCTTCTATCTCACAGGTTATGGACTCACCTCTGGCTCTCACTGAGTGGATCCCATACAACGCTTACTCACCACTTATCCTGCAGTTTATAGGCTCAACCCAGTTGTCACTGACAGGTTCTCTGCAGTGCCGCCATTACAGTGATACTGGATACCATGACACTGTCTAATGGTCAAGGAACAACTGGACCGAGTGCTGGGAGTTGTGCCCTgaccaacatttgtccctcaaacaaTATCACAAAGGTGCAGTTTGCTGGTCAATGATCTCATTGCCTTTTTTAACCACCCATTAGCAGAATGGCTGCTCCATTAACCAGATAGCAACAATCGTAATATGGAGTCATTCCATATGGGAATTTTACGATTGTCCTGAGGTGTAAATAGGAGTCGATCGCACTCTTTCTACCATCAATTTTCAAGGTGACATTATGTTTAGCTTGTCATATTTAATGTTGGGATAAATTATTCATTAACTATTAGTTTATGTCTGTTCTTTACTATGGTCAGTTTCGCTCTCCTTCTCTTTTTGTGCCGAGTTCAGGCGATTATAGCTTCAAGTCTATCGAGCAAAACGCTTTACCTGCGATTCCATATTGTTCCGTATTTAGTAAACTCTGCTGATCTGGCAAATTGATTGGTTTCCATCAACTGATCAGGTAATGAACTCAGAAACCAAGTCCAGTCAAACTAATACTTTGAatggctatggaggctgggtcactgaagataattaaggcggagataaacagatttttgagcgataagtgaaagaAGGTTTCGGGGggttgggcaaggaagtggagctgatccatgatcaaatcagccatgatcttattaaatggcggagcaggcccgggggaggggggtgcggtcggaggcaaattgcctactcctgctcctatttcatatatgcttatgttcttatgatggtagTCTGATGTGTAATTTCCATTTTGCTCCTTTTTGCAGCGAACATcgcggcgattgtgatcctgtcccgaggaaggtgcggtctctccaggtGTATCACTCGGTACCTGGTGTTCATGGCGGTgaccgatctcctggtcattatcaccgcTGTGATATTGAATAGAATTGGTGGTATCTATTTCCGGAATAGCATTCTGTCCACCACACCAGCGTGCAGCATCAGCACTGTGCTCATTTATTCATCAAGAGACAGTTCTGTCTGGTTAACGGTCgcgttcacctttgatcgatttgtggccatttgttgccagaagctgaaaacaaaatactgcaccgAGACAACGGCGGCTGTGGTGATAGGAGCGGTCTGTGCCCTGAGTTCTTTAAAAAACATCCCTTTCTACTTCACGTATGAGCCATTATTTACTATTAATAAGGTGGCCTGGTACTGCAACATAAAACTTACTTTTTATGTTTCACCCGCTTGGACAGCGTTTGCCTGGCTGGACCGTATTCTAACCCCGTGTGCACCGTTCCTCCTGATGTTACTGCTCAATGCTGTGACCGTCGGATACATTCTAGGGGCTAGTAGGGttcgcaggagactccgggcccaAAACAATGGAGCGAGTCAGagtgatccagagatggagagccgGCGAAAGTCCataattttactcttcaccatctcGGGAAGTTTCATCCTGTTGTGGTTGACGTATGTTATCAATTTTCTCTGTGTCCGAATTGAAAACAATAATTATTTCAATGACCCCAAATTTATTCTGCAGGAAAGTGGAAACATGCTTCAGCTCCTAAGCTGCTGCACTAACACGTTTATTTATACAGTGACTCAGAGTAACTTCAGACAGCAGTTAAAGAACGCGCTGAAATATCCATTGAATCTAGTTGTTAAATTACTTCTATAACGAAACTAGCTATTCCAGCACTCAACCTCCATTAAGCTCTGCACTGTAGTCTTTCGTTCCAATTCTCCAAACCCGCTGGTCATTCCTATTCTCCACAGTGGAAACATACACTTTATCACCCAATTTAATGTTGTAAACTGATTTATTTTATTTCCAAGTGACCCGTCATGTCCTATGGATGCTGACACTTACCTTAGTGCAGTAAGTCAGTTGTATCTTTAGGAATAACTTGGTTTTTGAGGTGGATGCACTCAGCCGTGGTAGCCCTCTTGCACCTCAGTTAGaagaatgtgggttcaagtcccattacaGGCTGacccgccagtgcagtactgatggaatgcttCTTTGTCAGATGGTGCTGTCTTTCaagtgagactttaaaccgaggttccgtcttccctctcaggtggatgccaaGGATCTGAGTGTATTATTTTCAAGAAGTGAGTAAATGTTCTGCCGATGCCCTGACCAATGCTTATCGCTCAACAAATATCACCAAAACTGATTATCTGCGCCTGTATTTATTTCTCGGTAGGTGGAACTTTGCTGAGTGCAAATCCGCTGCcacgtttccctgcattacaacagtgactacacttcaatataaAGCaccttggaacctccctgggtgtgaaGCTCCATGGAACCTTCTTGGGAGTACATCGCCTTGGATCCTCCCTGggagtaaaacactttggaaccttccTGGGTGTAAAAATTTTTGGATCCTCCCTGGGTCTGAaatactttggaacctccctgggagaAAAACAATTTGGAACCTCCCTggatgtaaaacactttggaacctcactGGGTGTAAAGCTCCagtgaacctccctgggtgtaaatcgCCTTCGAACCTCCTTGGGTGTAAAACATTTTGAAACCTCCCTGTGGGTGTCAAACACTTTGGAACCACCCCCCATCCCGGGTGTAATgctctttggaacctccctgggtgtaaaacactttggaacctccctatgtgtaaaacactttggaacctccctgggagtaaaacactttggaacctccctgggtgtaaaacactttggaacctccctgggtgtaaaacactttggaacctccctgggtgtaatactctttggaacctccctgggtgtaatgccctttggaacctccctgggtgtaatgcactttggaacctccctgggtgtaatgttctttggaacctccctggttgtaaaacactttggaacctctctgcatgaaaacactttggaaccacccttggtgtaaaacactttggaacttgcctggctgtgaaacactttggaacctccgggtgtaaaacactttggaaccttgcTGGGTGTAAATATCTTTGGAAACTCCCTGGGTATAAATCTCTTTGGAAGCTCCCTGCGTGTAAAACACTTTCGATCCTCCCTGGGGATACATCTCTTTGGAAACTCCCtgggtgtgaagcactttggaacctcactgggtatgaaacactttggaacctccctgagtGTAAATATCTTTGGAAACTCCCTGGGTGTAAATATCTTTGGAACATCtctgggtgtaaagcactttggaacctccctcgcTGTAAAGCTCCattgaacctccctgggtgtaaagccATTTGGAACCTTTctaggtgtaaagcactttggaacgtctctgggtgtaaagccctttggaacctccctgggtgtaaagcgctttggaacctccctggttgTAAAGTTCTTTGGTACCTTCCTGCATGTCACACTCTTTTGGTCAACCCTCGCTGCAACGCCCTTTGGAGCCTCCCGATAGGTTGGACAGACAAGTTCATTACTGCTCCCAGATGAGAACAGCTTCGTTGTTCTATCCTCCTAGTGCCCACCGCTCAGCCGCAGTCCTTTGTCCGTACAGCTGAGATTGGACATTGCATCAGGAAAGGGAAAAAGATTGAAACTGCAGCGAGTGAGTTGTGTCCCGAAAATGGAATACTGTTACTTTGCCTCTAGCAGAGATAAGCTATAATTTTATTATCCCTCTTTCGTTCTCCTTTTTACCAAATTTGCTGTCTCCACTTTAAACACAAGTAGCTGTATCCATTAATGAGAGAGCTACAGGCCCGAATCTTAAACATAACACTGCCAGCTCACTTGGATGTACAAAATGGCCCTCGTTGTTTTCACTTGGAATAGCCTAAACGGGCAAGGAATAATTGCTCCATTACTGATACAGTAAATATAAGAAAATATATTCTCCATCGTTAGTTCTAGCGAAATTGAAAGAATGTTTGTACAATATTTCGCTAGAAATCTCCGAAAAATAAAACTGTAAAGTGTCTACACACAAAAGTGGGACTACATCTCGGTCGCAGCTTTTTCGTAATGTTGTTCTGTTGCATTAATCGTTGATTAATGTAAACAGCACGCACTTTTACATCGCAATATCTGCCTGTTGTAATTTGAAGAACAACTCTTCAGTCTTACATGTGATGAACCTCCCCTATCCATTCCAgctgcctctgttccaatgaaatgaTAAGAATGTATACACTGAGACTGTGAAATAGGAACGTGAAGGGTAAGTGTTAGAGAAAACATGGTGATGTACTGGGCCAACTGATTACCAGGCACTGACTGGCACTTCTTCAATGTATAAATATACACTGTGAACTTTATGGCTTTAAAGGAATGTTTGCAATTCACCAAATCAACACGTTTCTCTTCCGTGTGCTATTCGCTGATACCAAAAAATAAATGCTTCGTGTTATTCTGGCTAATATATCATTCCTCTTGCGCGGTGCACAACAACAATAAATTACATTTattcagcgcctttaacatagtaaagaatctcaaggcacttcacaggatcttTATCGAACAAAATGTGACAACgagtcacttaaggagatattagcgcaggtgatcaaaagtttggacaaagaggtagggtaTAAAGAGCGTGTTAAAGAAGGAGAAGGCGTCAGAGAGGcgtagatgtttagggagggaattagaaAGCTTATGCCTTttcagctgaaggtacagctgtcaaaggttgagcgattaagaacacaagaaataggagcaagcataggccatttggcccgtcgagcctgctccgccatttattaagatcattgctgatctgatcacggaatcAATTCCACTTCCTTgatcgctccccatcaccctttacacCCTAATCACTCAAAAAGCTGCCTATCTCCGCTTaaagatattcagtgacccagcctccacagctttccttGGCAGAGAAATCCAGAGATGTAAGACACACTGAGAgaaaaattcctccttatttccgctctgaatgggcgaccccttattttaaaactatgccccctagctcttgaATAACCCAcgaggggaaaaatcctctctgcatctaccgtgacgagccctctcagtatcttgtatgtttcaataagatcaactctcattcttctaaacgccaaggaGTAtatgcccaacttgctcaacctttcttcacaagtcaacttGTTCATCTcaagaagcaacctagtgaaccatctctgaatagcctccaatgcaagtatatccctgcttGTATAATGAGACCAAAttcgtacacagtactctaggagtGTTCTCACCAATACTTTACACAGATTtgtaggacttgtctgcttttatactctttacaccttgcaataaaggttaacattccatttgccttcccaattatttgctgtatctgcataccaaatttttatgtttcatgcacacggaccccagttcactctgtactgcagcatttcgcaattattctccatttaaataataatttgcttttttatgtttcctgccagattttctgtgtcctcctcacaatttgctttcccacccatcattgtatcattagcaaacttgacaacattacatggacccttcatccaaataattattatagattgtaaatagttgagacactTGCACCGCAGTCTttatcatttgccaaccggaaaatgttgCATTATTccagactctatgttttctgttcggtagccagtccgctatccatggtaatatatttccCCAAACCCCGtgcactcttatcttgtgcagtaaccctttatgtggcactttatagactgccttctggaaatccaaacacatcacatccactggttcccccttttatatcctcaaacaactccagaaaatttgtcgaacatgatttccctttcataaaacacagctgactctgcttgactttattattggtttccaaatgtcctgctattgcttgcttaataatgaactccagcaattatccaacgacagatattagtctaactggtctatagtttcctgctttctatctgcctccttttcaaataggggtgttgcatttgcggttttccaatccaccgaGCCCTCTACAAACTCCAGGATATTTTActagattagaaccaatgcatccagtatctccgcAGCAACTTCTGTTAAGATTCTAGGATGCAGGCCACTAGGTCCAgatgacttgtccatctttagtcgccATATTTTACCGAGTGCTTTTACTTTAGTGATAAGGATAGtttaaagttcctccctccctataccccCTTGATTATTTTTATTGCGATGTTTTTATTCTACCataaaaaccgatacaaaatatgtatTCAAAGTATTAGccacttccctgttccccattatgttTTCACCagtctcatcatgtaagggaccaatatttacttttgctactctcgtcCTTTGTTTATACCTgttgaagctcttactatctgtttgtttatatttcttgctaatttactctcataatctatctttcctctctgagttttttttttagtcatcctttgctgttaaaaaaaattcccaatcctctggcctcccagttaccggagatattcaagaggccagaactggagcagcgcagagatctcgtaGGAGTGTCgggttggaggagactacagatgTCGGGAGAGGCGAGACCgtagagggattggaaaacaagaattAATGTTATAAAATCGAGCATTTATCAGACGAGGAGCCaacgtgggtcagcgagcacagggatgattggtAAGCAGGATTTATAGCGAATTAAGCCATGGACAGCAGAGTCTTGGATGATCTAAAGTTTACGGTGGGGTAGAATGTAGGTAAGCTGCAAGGAGTGCATTGCAAAGTCAAGTCTAGATGTCAAAAAGCAATGGCTCAtgttttcagcagcagctgagctgaggcagagaTAGATTTTGCGAAGTTATGGAGTTCGGAGTAGGCGGTCGTGGTGATGGATCAGTAATGTGGTAGGGTGCACATCCAATGTTCAATTATGGCACCAAGATTATGATCAGTCTCGTTCAGGCTCAGAAAGTTACTAGGTAGAGTCAGTAATTAGGGAACGGGGTTTGTGCCAGAGACCAAAGACAATGATATTTAGTACTGGATGTAGCACAGGCTGTTTGACAAATCTGAGAGAGTTTAGGTGTCGAGAGACCAGATGATGAAGTAAAGcgtggtgtcatcagcatacatgtgcaatctgtaatattgtgttcggatataatcgccgaggggcagcacggaGATGGGAAGCATGAGTtgccaaggatagatacttggggaACTCCAGAGATAACAGTGCTGGAATGGGAATTGAAAGaggtccagaattgaacacaatacactAAATGTGTTTTACCTACAGTCTTATATATGTACTTGTACTTCCACCTTTTTGTATTCCAGTTCGCTTGTAATAACTTGCGATAatggccaatattccattagcctttctgaatatatttagtgcctGTCCACTGAATTGTAGTGCTTCCTGTACGTGGGAACCTCTCTGTTCCTCTCAAGTTCCAAGCTTCTCACAATTTagtaaatactctgatctatctctcTTAGGTCCAATTGGATGATCTCAAACATACTGACGTTAAACTCcaactgccacagttttgcccggtTTTGGATTATATCTCAATGTATTGGCATTAagtatgatctcattgaaagacgtAAGATTCTCAGAGGGTTTGATAGGCTAGATGCTCAGACGGTGTTTCCCTTGCCTGGATGGTCTAGAAATAGGATGTTTCATCTCAGGAACAAGGGTcgaccattgaggactgagatgaggagattttgtttcgctcagagggttgcgattctttggaattctgtaacgcag from Pristiophorus japonicus isolate sPriJap1 chromosome 23, sPriJap1.hap1, whole genome shotgun sequence encodes the following:
- the LOC139235547 gene encoding probable G-protein coupled receptor 139; this translates as MVEVYFLERIRDGFLTQYIEGSSSELAILDWVMSNIAAIVILSRGRCGLSRCITRYLVFMAVTDLLVIITAVILNRIGGIYFRNSILSTTPACSISTVLIYSSRDSSVWLTVAFTFDRFVAICCQKLKTKYCTETTAAVVIGAVCALSSLKNIPFYFTYEPLFTINKVAWYCNIKLTFYVSPAWTAFAWLDRILTPCAPFLLMLLLNAVTVGYILGASRVRRRLRAQNNGASQSDPEMESRRKSIILLFTISGSFILLWLTYVINFLCVRIENNNYFNDPKFILQESGNMLQLLSCCTNTFIYTVTQSNFRQQLKNALKYPLNLVVKLLL